The following coding sequences lie in one Peptococcaceae bacterium genomic window:
- the rplP gene encoding 50S ribosomal protein L16 translates to MLVPKKVKFRRPHRGVMKGKASRGNQVAYGEYGLQALEHSWITNRQIEAARIAMTRYIKRGGQVWIKIFPDKPITAKPAETRMGSGKGSPEYWVAVVKPGRIMFEIAGVDEPTAREAMRLAAHKLPIKTKFVKREEMGGEASES, encoded by the coding sequence GTGCTCGTACCTAAAAAGGTGAAATTTCGCCGTCCTCACCGCGGCGTTATGAAGGGTAAAGCAAGCAGGGGAAACCAGGTTGCCTATGGAGAATACGGTTTGCAGGCCCTGGAGCACAGTTGGATTACCAACCGCCAGATCGAAGCCGCGCGTATCGCCATGACCCGCTACATCAAAAGGGGCGGGCAGGTCTGGATAAAAATATTCCCCGACAAACCCATAACGGCAAAGCCTGCCGAAACCAGGATGGGCAGCGGTAAAGGCTCGCCCGAATACTGGGTGGCAGTTGTAAAGCCGGGCCGGATCATGTTTGAAATTGCCGGCGTTGACGAGCCAACCGCACGGGAAGCCATGCGCCTGGCCGCTCATAAGCTGCCCATTAAAACGAAATTTGTAAAACGAGAGGAAATGGGTGGTGAAGCAAGTGAAAGTTAG
- the rpmC gene encoding 50S ribosomal protein L29, producing MKVSKLRDMTQDELTRKVSELKEELFNLRFQLATGQLENPMRIREVKKTIAQTKTILRERELREQKG from the coding sequence GTGAAAGTTAGCAAACTTCGTGACATGACCCAGGATGAACTGACCAGGAAAGTTTCCGAACTGAAAGAAGAACTTTTCAACCTTCGCTTCCAGCTTGCCACCGGGCAGCTGGAGAACCCCATGCGGATCCGGGAAGTGAAGAAAACCATCGCGCAGACTAAAACCATTCTTCGGGAAAGGGAGTTACGGGAGCAAAAGGGTTGA